A genomic window from Vagococcus sp. CY52-2 includes:
- a CDS encoding dihydroorotate dehydrogenase, whose translation MSRLSVSIPGLELKNPIMPASGCFGFGDEYAKYYDLSKLGAIMVKATTADMRYGNPTPRVAETPSGMLNAIGLQNPGLETVMANQLPSLEKYDVPIIANVAGSTVDDYKRVCERIGDAPNVKAIELNISCPNVKDGGIAFGTSADVAAELTAEAKSVANVPVYIKLSPNVTSIVPIAKAVEEAGADGITMINTLVGMRIDLKTRKSVLANGTGGLSGPGIKPVAIRMIHEVSHAVDIPIIGMGGVSTVDDVIEMYLAGASAVAVGTMNFTDPYICPKLIDELPSKMDELGIESIEQLIKEVKEARQ comes from the coding sequence ATGAGTCGTTTAAGTGTGAGTATCCCAGGATTAGAATTAAAAAATCCAATTATGCCGGCTAGTGGTTGTTTTGGTTTTGGTGATGAATATGCTAAGTATTATGATTTAAGTAAACTTGGTGCGATTATGGTAAAAGCCACAACAGCTGACATGCGTTATGGTAATCCCACACCACGCGTCGCTGAAACACCAAGTGGCATGTTAAATGCTATTGGATTGCAAAATCCGGGATTAGAAACCGTTATGGCAAATCAATTGCCTTCTCTTGAAAAATACGATGTTCCAATTATCGCAAACGTCGCTGGTTCAACGGTAGATGATTACAAACGAGTATGCGAAAGAATTGGGGACGCACCAAATGTTAAAGCGATTGAGCTTAACATTTCATGTCCTAACGTAAAAGACGGTGGAATTGCGTTTGGAACAAGTGCTGATGTGGCAGCGGAGTTAACAGCAGAAGCAAAGTCAGTAGCTAATGTGCCTGTTTACATCAAGTTATCACCAAACGTGACAAGTATTGTACCCATTGCAAAAGCAGTAGAAGAGGCTGGAGCAGATGGAATTACGATGATTAATACATTAGTTGGTATGCGTATAGACTTAAAAACAAGAAAATCTGTATTAGCTAATGGAACTGGCGGATTATCAGGTCCAGGGATTAAACCAGTGGCGATTCGCATGATTCATGAAGTATCTCACGCAGTCGACATTCCGATTATTGGAATGGGTGGTGTGTCTACAGTAGATGATGTGATTGAAATGTACTTAGCTGGAGCAAGTGCTGTCGCTGTTGGAACAATGAATTTCACTGACCCGTATATTTGTCCGAAGTTAATTGATGAATTGCCAAGTAAGATGGACGAATTAGGGATTGAGTCGATTGAACAATTAATAAAAGAAGTGAAAGAGGCTAGACAATGA
- a CDS encoding YfbR-like 5'-deoxynucleotidase, with translation MGLNDFILGLNNLETIVRAPGSFKFTPHTVAAHSYRVSSIAQVLGDIEEHHGVKINWKSLYEKALNHDYTERFIGDIKTPVKYASKELRGMLQTVEEKMTEEFISQEIPKEFQDIYRRRLFEGKDDTIEGEILSIADKVDLLYESFEEIVKNNPETVYREMFLEAIQTIQKYKHRPSVIYFFEEIFPELLDKPFYGKDDFIEQVNQYL, from the coding sequence ATGGGATTAAATGATTTTATTTTGGGATTAAACAACTTAGAAACGATTGTTCGCGCACCAGGGTCGTTTAAATTCACACCGCATACAGTTGCAGCGCATTCCTATCGAGTTTCATCTATCGCTCAAGTATTAGGTGATATTGAAGAGCATCACGGTGTAAAAATTAATTGGAAAAGTCTTTATGAGAAGGCATTAAATCATGATTATACAGAGCGATTTATTGGAGATATCAAAACGCCGGTTAAATATGCTAGCAAAGAACTACGAGGGATGCTACAAACAGTAGAAGAAAAAATGACTGAAGAATTTATTTCCCAAGAAATACCAAAAGAATTTCAAGACATTTATCGAAGACGTTTATTTGAAGGAAAAGATGATACGATAGAAGGTGAAATTTTATCTATTGCAGATAAAGTTGATTTATTGTATGAATCTTTTGAAGAAATTGTTAAAAATAATCCTGAAACTGTATATAGAGAAATGTTTTTAGAAGCAATTCAAACCATTCAGAAGTATAAACATCGTCCATCAGTTATTTATTTCTTTGAGGAAATTTTTCCTGAATTATTAGATAAGCCATTTTATGGAAAAGATGATTTTATTGAACAAGTGAATCAATACTTATAG
- a CDS encoding phosphate-starvation-inducible PsiE family protein: MEEKLMRLLSLIMNIFLSILALLIVIYMGFDLVNIVKLIFIHGDVGTIDSIADYILGFFMLFEFIIMTLQYIDDAHNVPIKYLVLISITAILRQLLVVHNNGGQTLLLTIAILILTLTLYLLELIKAKEKIRKNK; the protein is encoded by the coding sequence ATGGAAGAAAAATTAATGCGTTTATTAAGCTTGATAATGAATATCTTTCTATCCATTTTAGCCCTGTTAATTGTTATTTATATGGGATTTGATTTGGTAAATATTGTTAAACTAATTTTTATTCATGGTGATGTAGGAACGATTGATTCGATTGCCGATTATATTTTAGGTTTCTTTATGTTATTTGAATTTATTATTATGACACTGCAATATATTGATGATGCTCATAATGTTCCTATTAAATATTTAGTATTAATTAGTATCACAGCTATTTTGCGTCAGTTATTAGTTGTACACAATAACGGTGGTCAGACATTACTTTTAACAATTGCGATATTAATATTGACATTAACATTGTATTTATTAGAGTTAATTAAAGCAAAAGAAAAAATTAGAAAAAATAAATAA
- a CDS encoding NFACT family protein gives MSFDGILTHLMVNELSDTLTNGRLSKVHQPYDNELMLVFRNHSKNHTLLLSANPNYARIQLTNIKYKNPTTPPNFCMTLRKYLEGSILQEIKQTNNDRIISFSFESRNDLGDLESIVLIVELMGRHSNIILLNKDTQKIIDTIKHVGMSQNSYRLLLPGADYINPPLKNTQNPWTINNEELFKELNSMADLTPQAIQQQFEGFSKDTANELVYRLIKSDTYKVTTWKNFFNEMTNHLNPTIGLVNQKERFAPIPYQTFDENLSQFDTLSDMLDAFYEGKVEKDRVKQQAGELIKKVTNDINKLKKKTKILEKQLVDADNAEIYRVKGELLTTFLHEVKRGATSVELPNYYDNDEPIKISLNEALTPNQNAQKYFQRYQKLKNGVAVVKEQLNITKYELLYLESVLAQLDIASPSDVQLIRDELIAGKYIKNKTKDKKKQKNKPSKPLQFISSDGDIIYVGKNNIQNDQLTLKTANKNDIWLHTKDIPGSHVIIKNNDPSDQTLLEAALLAAYYSKYRLSASVPVDYVAVKHVKKPNGAKPGFVIYDNQKTLFVTPEINEIKKIKEC, from the coding sequence ATGTCATTTGACGGTATATTGACTCATTTAATGGTAAACGAATTATCAGATACATTAACCAATGGAAGACTATCAAAAGTTCATCAACCCTATGATAATGAATTGATGTTGGTTTTTAGAAACCATTCCAAAAATCACACACTTTTATTATCAGCAAATCCAAATTATGCTCGTATTCAACTAACGAATATCAAGTATAAAAATCCTACTACCCCTCCAAACTTTTGTATGACACTTAGAAAGTATCTTGAGGGAAGTATTTTACAAGAAATTAAACAAACAAATAATGATCGAATTATTTCCTTTTCTTTTGAAAGTCGGAATGATTTAGGTGATTTGGAGAGTATTGTCTTAATTGTAGAATTAATGGGTAGACACAGTAACATTATCTTATTAAATAAAGATACACAAAAAATTATTGATACGATCAAACATGTCGGAATGAGTCAAAATAGTTACCGTTTACTTCTACCAGGAGCTGACTACATTAATCCACCACTAAAAAACACACAAAATCCTTGGACAATAAATAATGAAGAGTTGTTCAAAGAGTTAAATAGTATGGCTGATTTAACGCCACAAGCCATTCAGCAACAATTTGAAGGATTCTCTAAAGATACTGCCAATGAGCTAGTTTATCGCTTAATAAAAAGTGACACTTATAAGGTGACAACTTGGAAAAACTTTTTTAATGAAATGACCAATCATTTAAATCCAACAATTGGGTTAGTGAATCAAAAAGAACGTTTTGCCCCTATCCCCTATCAAACTTTTGATGAAAATTTATCACAGTTTGATACACTTAGTGACATGTTAGATGCTTTTTATGAAGGCAAAGTCGAGAAAGACCGGGTAAAACAACAAGCTGGTGAGCTAATCAAAAAAGTGACAAACGATATTAATAAATTAAAAAAGAAAACCAAAATTCTAGAAAAACAACTTGTGGATGCTGATAATGCAGAGATTTACCGTGTCAAAGGAGAGCTTCTCACGACATTCTTACATGAAGTAAAACGTGGCGCTACCAGTGTTGAGCTACCAAATTATTATGATAATGATGAACCAATTAAAATTAGTTTAAATGAAGCTCTTACACCAAACCAAAATGCACAAAAGTACTTCCAACGTTATCAAAAGCTTAAAAATGGTGTGGCGGTGGTAAAAGAACAGCTAAATATTACAAAATATGAATTACTCTACTTAGAGTCAGTTTTAGCACAATTAGATATTGCCTCACCTAGTGATGTACAACTAATCAGAGATGAGTTGATTGCTGGAAAATACATTAAAAATAAAACAAAAGATAAGAAAAAACAAAAAAATAAACCCTCTAAACCATTGCAATTTATATCAAGTGATGGCGATATAATTTATGTCGGGAAAAATAATATTCAAAATGATCAGTTAACACTGAAAACTGCCAATAAAAATGATATTTGGCTACACACTAAGGATATTCCTGGCTCTCATGTCATTATAAAAAATAATGATCCAAGTGATCAAACGCTTTTAGAAGCAGCCTTGCTTGCAGCTTACTATTCTAAATATCGTCTTTCGGCTTCCGTTCCTGTTGATTATGTTGCCGTGAAACATGTGAAAAAACCAAATGGTGCTAAACCTGGCTTTGTTATTTATGACAATCAAAAAACATTATTTGTTACCCCAGAAATTAATGAAATTAAAAAAATAAAGGAGTGTTAA
- a CDS encoding cell division site-positioning protein MapZ family protein, which translates to MTNEVKKCPNCGHIFKAGETYCPNCDLFIPIDKQHNISKDTLKNESQSDLNKKTTDDSFNQSVPTFKHRTLSNQTNDEKVMDEDETKQSPITEDKQTVSDEKMDKSINKTVIHSPQEEEDKEVDNTKEEKELTKSTSLISDTKQSNHTPPTKNNKTKILVGIIILLIVFGGGYVYNSQKKQHELETTLKLTTSAEEAIDNLFMKNQGDIFLKKGITQSDIKNAEDKVNEIKGNEQYDKLNERLQQAIKTFTRLTAINDAFKTPIIEGNQLLTDAYVKDDTKLTLEAIDPEKNGFDKLYNEAIKDATDQKSAIKTFKSTLEKLYRDDKVVSEPSKQVYNEAVKQLANIKDPSLKSDYQATLDKVSKVIDEQEKQAEEKRQEEEAKQAEAAKEEAEKNNQQAQTNDNNNTQNGNSFTPSTNGGRWGTRQDSTIDLSNPAWSWNAGVQEKVISEVISRGYVVDGGYTLVPKFIENGVGFYDLYATKNSKLFPNSKPEEFPIYVVTINDKTGWFKGNGPN; encoded by the coding sequence TTGACCAATGAAGTAAAAAAATGTCCAAATTGTGGTCATATATTTAAAGCAGGAGAAACCTATTGTCCTAACTGTGATTTATTTATTCCGATTGATAAGCAACATAATATATCTAAAGATACACTAAAAAATGAGAGTCAATCTGACTTAAACAAAAAGACAACTGACGACTCATTTAACCAATCAGTCCCAACGTTTAAACATCGAACACTATCTAATCAAACTAATGATGAGAAAGTCATGGATGAAGACGAGACAAAACAAAGCCCTATTACAGAAGATAAACAGACTGTCTCAGATGAAAAAATGGACAAATCTATTAATAAGACCGTAATACACAGCCCCCAAGAGGAAGAAGATAAAGAAGTAGATAATACTAAAGAAGAAAAAGAATTAACTAAGTCTACATCACTAATATCTGATACGAAACAATCTAATCATACTCCTCCTACTAAGAATAACAAAACAAAAATTTTAGTAGGAATTATCATTTTGCTCATTGTCTTTGGTGGTGGGTATGTCTATAACTCACAAAAAAAACAGCATGAATTAGAAACAACATTAAAGTTGACAACTAGTGCTGAAGAGGCTATAGATAATTTATTCATGAAAAATCAAGGAGATATCTTTTTGAAAAAAGGTATTACCCAATCAGATATAAAAAATGCCGAAGATAAAGTAAACGAGATAAAGGGTAATGAGCAATATGATAAATTAAATGAACGCTTACAGCAAGCTATTAAGACATTCACTCGTTTAACTGCCATTAATGATGCCTTTAAAACACCTATTATTGAAGGCAATCAATTACTGACTGATGCCTATGTAAAAGATGATACAAAACTAACGCTTGAAGCAATTGATCCTGAAAAAAATGGTTTTGACAAATTATATAATGAAGCCATTAAGGATGCGACAGATCAAAAATCTGCCATTAAAACATTTAAATCGACACTTGAAAAACTATACAGAGATGATAAAGTAGTTAGTGAACCAAGTAAACAAGTGTATAATGAAGCTGTGAAACAATTAGCTAATATCAAAGATCCTAGCTTAAAATCTGACTATCAAGCTACATTAGATAAAGTCAGTAAAGTAATCGACGAGCAAGAAAAACAAGCTGAAGAAAAACGTCAAGAAGAAGAAGCAAAACAAGCAGAAGCCGCTAAAGAAGAAGCTGAAAAAAATAATCAACAAGCGCAAACAAACGACAATAATAACACCCAAAATGGAAATTCATTTACCCCATCAACCAATGGTGGCCGTTGGGGAACGAGACAAGATTCTACAATTGATTTATCAAATCCAGCTTGGTCATGGAATGCTGGTGTACAAGAAAAAGTCATTTCTGAAGTAATTAGTCGAGGGTATGTTGTGGATGGTGGTTACACACTTGTCCCTAAATTTATTGAAAATGGTGTTGGATTCTATGATTTATATGCTACAAAGAACTCAAAACTATTTCCAAATAGTAAACCAGAAGAATTCCCTATATATGTTGTAACAATTAATGATAAAACTGGTTGGTTTAAAGGAAACGGACCAAATTAA
- the pyrF gene encoding orotidine-5'-phosphate decarboxylase yields the protein MREKRPVIALDLPSKKDMELFLSHFPKEESLYLKVGMEIFYQEGPSIVTWLIDNGHDVFLDLKLHDIPNTVYSAMKGIAKLGVALTNVHAAGGKEMMEMAYKGLQEGTPKNKSVPKLIAVTQLTSTSDEQVKQEQLISVGLNESVRHYAVLAQLSGLDGVVCSAHEAKDIKQHTSESFVCLTPGIRLKSNDVGDQKRVMTPSKARENGSTFIVVGRPITKAEDPYAAYLEIKNEWNGENHK from the coding sequence ATGAGAGAAAAACGACCAGTCATTGCACTAGATTTACCGAGTAAAAAAGACATGGAATTATTTTTAAGTCATTTTCCAAAAGAAGAATCACTTTATCTGAAAGTAGGAATGGAAATATTTTATCAAGAAGGGCCAAGTATTGTAACGTGGTTGATTGATAATGGACATGATGTGTTTCTTGATTTAAAACTTCATGATATTCCCAATACAGTCTATTCTGCTATGAAGGGTATTGCTAAGTTAGGGGTGGCATTAACCAATGTCCATGCTGCTGGTGGTAAAGAGATGATGGAGATGGCCTACAAAGGATTACAAGAGGGAACACCAAAAAACAAGTCTGTGCCCAAGTTAATCGCTGTCACTCAACTAACCTCAACTAGTGATGAACAAGTCAAACAAGAACAACTTATTTCAGTTGGACTAAATGAAAGTGTCAGACACTATGCTGTATTGGCTCAATTATCAGGACTTGATGGCGTGGTGTGTTCTGCTCATGAAGCCAAAGACATTAAACAACATACCAGTGAGTCATTTGTTTGTTTAACACCAGGAATTAGATTGAAAAGTAATGACGTTGGTGACCAAAAGCGTGTGATGACACCAAGCAAAGCCAGAGAAAATGGCTCAACTTTTATTGTCGTAGGAAGACCAATTACAAAAGCAGAAGATCCTTATGCTGCCTATCTAGAAATCAAAAACGAGTGGAATGGAGAGAATCATAAATGA
- a CDS encoding type III secretion system protein PrgN encodes MTTNTFVYPHPINTFIINHLNYTVQEFCEQFQYPQSTVATWVSRERRIESLPVSFIYSLSLATSKSMDWVYGELLKLQDEYDDHKEKFKRTKKHI; translated from the coding sequence ATGACAACTAATACCTTTGTATATCCGCACCCTATTAATACATTCATTATTAATCATTTAAATTATACCGTACAAGAATTTTGTGAACAGTTTCAATACCCACAATCAACCGTCGCGACTTGGGTCAGTAGAGAGAGACGCATTGAATCGTTACCAGTATCTTTTATCTATTCATTATCTTTAGCAACTAGTAAATCAATGGATTGGGTATATGGGGAGTTACTAAAATTACAAGATGAATATGATGATCATAAAGAGAAATTTAAACGAACAAAAAAACATATATAA
- a CDS encoding dihydroorotate dehydrogenase electron transfer subunit — protein sequence MKQEMMEIVNQVELAPRIFEMTLRGDLTQEMVTPGQFIHIRVPREDLLLRRPISLAEVNHGDKTCKIIYRVEGDGTKAFSESQVGDKLDCLGPLGNGFDIEMVEKDDVVYVIGGGIGVPPLYELGRRLKEKGATIYFLNGFASKDVMYYEEEFSALGQLHIATDDGSYGVKGHVGMLIDEVKAVTGEPKAIFACGAPGLLRAVETTFIDHPHVYLSMEERMACGVGACYACVCQSKKDPKVNKKVCDEGPIFKAGEVII from the coding sequence ATGAAACAAGAGATGATGGAGATTGTCAATCAAGTTGAATTAGCACCACGTATATTCGAAATGACGTTAAGAGGAGACTTAACGCAAGAGATGGTAACACCAGGTCAATTTATTCATATTCGTGTTCCGAGAGAAGATTTACTATTAAGACGCCCAATAAGTTTGGCGGAAGTAAATCATGGCGATAAAACGTGCAAAATCATTTACCGTGTTGAAGGCGATGGGACAAAAGCGTTTAGTGAGTCTCAAGTTGGCGATAAACTAGATTGTTTAGGACCTTTAGGTAATGGATTTGATATAGAAATGGTAGAAAAAGATGATGTTGTTTATGTAATCGGTGGAGGGATTGGTGTTCCTCCTCTTTATGAGTTAGGACGTCGATTAAAAGAAAAAGGAGCAACTATTTATTTCTTAAATGGTTTTGCGTCAAAAGATGTGATGTATTATGAAGAAGAATTTAGTGCATTAGGTCAGTTACACATTGCAACAGATGATGGCTCATATGGTGTAAAAGGTCATGTTGGGATGTTGATTGACGAAGTTAAAGCTGTAACGGGCGAACCTAAAGCAATTTTTGCTTGTGGTGCACCAGGGTTACTAAGAGCAGTTGAAACGACTTTTATAGATCACCCTCATGTGTATCTATCTATGGAAGAGAGAATGGCTTGTGGTGTGGGAGCATGTTATGCCTGTGTCTGTCAGTCTAAGAAAGATCCTAAGGTTAATAAAAAAGTCTGTGATGAAGGGCCAATATTTAAAGCAGGAGAAGTGATAATATGA
- the pyrE gene encoding orotate phosphoribosyltransferase, translating to MKQIAKELLSIKAVSLSPNEPFTWASGIKSPIYCDNRLTMSYPDVRRLVAKGLANLIKENYPSVEVIAGTATAGIPHAAWVAEELGLPMVYIRGKSKDHGKKNQIEGRIDNGAKMVIIEDLISTGGSVIDAAQAAKREGADVLGVAAIFTYQLPSGVENFKAAGIPFDTLTNYDELIDVAIENDYISQDDRLLLQEWKKDPSAWLN from the coding sequence ATGAAACAAATCGCAAAAGAATTATTATCCATTAAAGCAGTATCGTTAAGTCCAAATGAGCCGTTTACATGGGCGAGTGGGATTAAAAGTCCAATCTATTGTGACAATCGTTTAACGATGAGCTACCCTGATGTGCGTAGATTGGTCGCTAAAGGATTAGCGAACTTAATTAAAGAAAACTACCCGAGTGTTGAAGTGATCGCTGGAACAGCCACTGCAGGGATTCCACATGCTGCATGGGTTGCCGAAGAACTTGGCTTACCAATGGTTTATATCCGTGGAAAATCTAAAGATCACGGCAAGAAAAATCAAATCGAAGGACGTATTGATAATGGTGCTAAAATGGTTATTATTGAGGATTTGATTTCAACAGGTGGTAGCGTGATTGATGCCGCTCAAGCAGCTAAACGTGAAGGGGCAGACGTGTTGGGTGTTGCTGCCATTTTTACGTATCAATTACCAAGTGGTGTAGAAAATTTCAAAGCAGCAGGCATTCCATTTGATACATTAACGAATTATGATGAATTAATCGACGTTGCGATAGAAAATGACTACATTTCACAAGATGATCGCTTGTTATTACAAGAGTGGAAAAAAGATCCTTCTGCTTGGTTAAACTAA